The Desulfobulbaceae bacterium DB1 genome contains a region encoding:
- a CDS encoding DNA methyltransferase codes for MAKNTANKKQKSVEDNLWDSANKLRGNVEPSEYKHVVLSLIFLKFASDKFEERRQELIREGKEKYIDMVEFYTMKNVFFLPEESRWSYIKKHAKQDDIAIKIDTALFTVEKTNKALKGALPDNYFSRLDLDVSKLAALIDTINNIHTIKDKQQDIVGRVYEYFLSKFALAEGKGKGEFYTPKSIVNLIAEMIEPYKGKIYDPCCGSGGMFVQSMKFVENHQGNQKDISIYGQEGTSTTLKLAKMNLAIRGIAAKLGDKGDDSFSKDQNPDLKADYIMANPPFNQKDWRAADELTDDPRWAGYEVPPTGNANYGWILHMVSKLSENGVAGFILANGALSGGNTEKAIRQKMIENHLVEAIMVLPMRMFYTTDISVTLWILNKNKKARTVEHGDISRHYRDREDEILFMDLRKWGEPFEKKYVQFSEQHIHDIAKTYHTWQQAIADQEYGNVPEYCYSAHIDEVRNKDYSLVPSKYIEFINRDENIDFDEKMAGLQAVINELLKAEEDSKKELLTVFKELGYEIRL; via the coding sequence ATGGCAAAAAATACGGCCAATAAGAAGCAGAAGAGCGTTGAGGATAACCTTTGGGATTCGGCCAATAAGCTCCGGGGGAATGTCGAACCGTCGGAGTACAAGCATGTGGTACTCTCTCTCATCTTCCTCAAGTTTGCCAGCGACAAGTTTGAGGAGCGGCGGCAGGAGTTGATCCGCGAGGGCAAGGAGAAGTACATCGACATGGTGGAGTTTTACACCATGAAGAACGTCTTCTTCCTGCCGGAGGAGTCCCGCTGGAGTTATATCAAGAAGCACGCCAAGCAGGATGACATTGCCATCAAGATCGACACCGCCCTCTTTACGGTGGAGAAAACCAACAAGGCCCTCAAGGGCGCTTTGCCGGACAACTACTTTTCCCGCCTTGACCTGGATGTCAGCAAGCTGGCGGCCCTTATTGACACCATCAACAATATCCACACCATCAAGGACAAGCAGCAGGACATTGTTGGCCGGGTGTATGAATATTTCCTGAGTAAGTTTGCGCTGGCCGAGGGCAAGGGCAAGGGCGAGTTCTATACCCCCAAGAGCATTGTTAATCTGATTGCCGAGATGATTGAGCCGTACAAGGGCAAGATATATGACCCCTGCTGCGGTTCCGGCGGCATGTTCGTGCAGTCCATGAAGTTTGTCGAGAACCACCAGGGCAACCAGAAAGATATTTCCATCTATGGGCAGGAAGGCACGTCAACCACTCTCAAGCTTGCCAAGATGAACCTGGCTATACGCGGTATTGCCGCTAAGTTGGGGGATAAAGGAGACGACTCTTTTTCCAAGGATCAGAACCCTGATCTCAAGGCCGACTACATCATGGCCAATCCACCTTTTAACCAGAAGGACTGGCGGGCCGCCGATGAACTGACCGATGATCCCCGCTGGGCAGGCTACGAGGTGCCGCCGACCGGCAATGCAAACTATGGCTGGATTCTGCACATGGTTTCCAAGCTCTCGGAAAACGGGGTGGCCGGTTTCATTCTGGCCAACGGTGCGCTTTCCGGTGGTAACACCGAAAAAGCAATCCGCCAAAAGATGATTGAGAACCATCTGGTTGAGGCGATCATGGTTCTGCCCATGCGAATGTTCTACACCACAGACATTAGCGTCACCCTCTGGATTCTGAACAAGAACAAAAAAGCCCGTACCGTTGAACATGGTGATATTTCAAGGCATTACCGAGACCGGGAAGATGAAATTCTGTTTATGGATTTGAGGAAATGGGGTGAACCGTTCGAGAAGAAGTATGTGCAGTTTTCCGAGCAGCATATCCATGACATTGCCAAGACCTATCACACCTGGCAGCAGGCTATTGCCGATCAGGAATATGGAAATGTGCCGGAATATTGTTACTCCGCCCATATTGATGAAGTCCGCAACAAGGACTATTCGCTGGTTCCCAGTAAATATATTGAGTTTATTAACCGGGATGAGAATATTGATTTTGACGAAAAGATGGCCGGATTGCAGGCTGTGATCAACGAACTGCTGAAAGCCGAAGAGGATTCAAAAAAAGAACTACTGACTGTGTTCAAAGAGCTGGGTTATGAGATCAGGTTATAA
- a CDS encoding recombinase XerC: MTKHNPANERIKRKYFAFLKEAKQHSEPTIDAVAKALNRFEVYSKFRDFKYFHVDQAIAFKKHLAAQKGQRSGEKLSKATLLATLNQLKKFFKWLSREPGYKSRIQYSDAEYFNLSDKDTRIATAKRHQKAPTMKQIKHVISTMPADTEIERRNRALIAFTLLTGARDSAIASMKLKHIDLIAGCVNQDAREVQTKFSKTFTTYFFPVGEEIHAIVAEWVRYLRDEKLWGNDDPLFPATLMKVGASCHFETAGLDRKHWSNASPIRIIFKNAFIAAGLPYFNPHSFRNTLVKLGQEICKSPEEFKAWSQNLGHEKVLTTFLSYGEVACQRQGEIIQNLAKPQENMSTGADEIVEALFKRLNQANMVDK; encoded by the coding sequence GGCACTGAACCGGTTCGAGGTTTATTCCAAGTTCCGGGACTTCAAGTATTTCCATGTGGATCAGGCCATTGCCTTTAAAAAGCATCTTGCCGCGCAAAAGGGGCAGCGTTCCGGCGAGAAACTGAGCAAGGCAACTCTGCTTGCCACCTTGAATCAACTGAAGAAATTCTTCAAATGGCTATCCAGAGAACCGGGTTATAAATCCCGTATTCAGTATTCCGATGCCGAGTATTTCAACCTTTCCGACAAAGACACCCGGATCGCCACCGCCAAGCGGCACCAGAAAGCGCCGACCATGAAGCAGATTAAGCATGTTATCAGCACCATGCCCGCCGATACCGAGATTGAAAGACGCAACCGCGCCCTGATCGCATTCACCTTGCTGACCGGGGCACGGGACAGCGCCATTGCCTCAATGAAATTGAAGCACATTGACCTTATTGCCGGGTGTGTCAATCAGGATGCCCGCGAGGTGCAGACGAAATTCAGCAAGACCTTCACCACCTATTTCTTCCCGGTGGGTGAAGAAATTCATGCTATTGTGGCGGAGTGGGTGCGCTATCTCCGGGATGAAAAACTGTGGGGCAATGATGATCCGCTCTTCCCGGCAACCCTCATGAAGGTTGGCGCGTCTTGCCATTTTGAAACCGCCGGGCTGGATCGAAAACACTGGAGCAACGCCTCCCCCATTCGCATCATATTCAAAAATGCCTTCATTGCCGCCGGGCTGCCGTATTTTAACCCGCACAGCTTTAGAAATACCCTCGTCAAACTCGGGCAGGAAATCTGCAAAAGCCCGGAAGAGTTCAAGGCATGGAGCCAGAACCTGGGCCATGAGAAGGTTCTGACAACCTTTCTGAGTTATGGTGAGGTTGCTTGCCAACGTCAGGGGGAAATCATTCAAAATCTGGCAAAGCCGCAAGAAAATATGTCTACGGGCGCCGATGAAATAGTCGAAGCGCTTTTTAAACGATTAAACCAAGCAAATATGGTCGACAAATAA